A single Haloglycomyces albus DSM 45210 DNA region contains:
- a CDS encoding phosphatidate cytidylyltransferase → MNPSNDTPTEDSTEPASPSPGRNLPIAIGVGVGLGAVVVFALLWQSIIFFGLGSVALALACWEVSTAMNRAGRRVPIWPVTACGPFIAAMAWFGGGTGLALGTALAVAGILVWRLAEGASRYRTDVASSVQTLIQVPFLAGFILLLATSGENGPLQVLILLLMVVLSDTGGYTAGVLVGNHPMTPSISPKKSWEGLGGSVLAAALGGGLACHFIFEFPFYLGLAFGASVALAATLGDLAISVLKRDLNIKDMSHLIPGHGGLMDRLDSIVMAAPVGYLWFAYLLG, encoded by the coding sequence ATGAACCCGTCGAACGACACCCCGACAGAGGACTCCACCGAACCCGCTTCCCCGTCTCCGGGCCGTAACCTGCCCATCGCGATCGGGGTCGGGGTCGGTTTGGGGGCCGTTGTCGTTTTCGCTCTTCTCTGGCAGTCGATCATATTCTTCGGTCTGGGATCCGTCGCATTGGCATTGGCCTGCTGGGAAGTCTCCACCGCGATGAACAGAGCGGGCCGACGGGTTCCGATTTGGCCGGTGACGGCATGCGGCCCGTTCATTGCCGCCATGGCATGGTTCGGTGGCGGAACGGGCCTGGCCTTGGGCACCGCATTGGCGGTCGCGGGAATCCTGGTCTGGCGGTTGGCCGAGGGCGCCAGCAGATATCGCACTGACGTCGCCTCCTCCGTGCAGACTCTGATTCAAGTCCCGTTCCTCGCGGGGTTCATCCTCCTTTTGGCCACTTCGGGAGAGAACGGACCTCTGCAGGTGTTGATCTTGCTGCTGATGGTCGTCCTGTCGGATACCGGCGGATACACCGCTGGAGTACTGGTCGGCAACCACCCCATGACTCCGTCGATCAGCCCGAAGAAGTCCTGGGAAGGACTCGGCGGTTCCGTCTTGGCCGCGGCTCTGGGGGGAGGCCTGGCGTGCCATTTCATATTCGAGTTCCCGTTCTATTTGGGCCTGGCGTTCGGGGCCTCGGTCGCCTTGGCTGCTACGCTGGGCGATCTAGCGATATCCGTCCTTAAACGGGACCTCAATATCAAGGATATGAGTCATTTGATTCCAGGTCACGGAGGGCTTATGGATCGACTTGACTCGATTGTCATGGCGGCGCCGGTCGGGTACCTCTGGTTTGCTTACCTGCTGGGATGA
- a CDS encoding membrane protein has translation MQEQTNDNHTGAETRPRPGARSLAVLRIVLGAVFLWPALDKTLGLGYGTPAGQAWFDGVSPTAGYLASRDGTFSELFQSMGGQAWVDALFIGGMAAVGTALILGVGMRLAAVGSVCLMGMLYLSAWPLQNNPVVDEHLVYVVLAVALAATNAGDSWGLGQRWARLSPIRSQAWLR, from the coding sequence GTGCAGGAACAGACGAATGACAACCACACCGGCGCGGAGACTCGTCCTCGACCGGGAGCCCGGAGTCTGGCCGTACTCCGTATTGTTCTCGGCGCGGTCTTTCTCTGGCCGGCCCTGGACAAGACCTTGGGTCTGGGCTACGGTACGCCCGCCGGCCAAGCTTGGTTTGACGGAGTCAGCCCGACGGCCGGATATCTGGCCAGTCGTGACGGTACGTTCTCCGAGCTATTCCAATCGATGGGTGGCCAGGCCTGGGTCGACGCGCTGTTCATCGGAGGTATGGCGGCTGTGGGAACGGCACTGATCCTGGGAGTCGGAATGCGTCTGGCAGCAGTCGGGAGCGTCTGCCTGATGGGAATGCTCTACCTGTCGGCATGGCCGCTACAGAACAATCCAGTGGTCGACGAGCATCTGGTCTACGTCGTTCTCGCCGTGGCGCTGGCCGCCACCAATGCGGGCGACAGCTGGGGACTCGGGCAACGGTGGGCACGCCTGTCACCGATTCGTTCGCAGGCCTGGCTGCGTTAG
- a CDS encoding Rieske 2Fe-2S domain-containing protein gives MYGTGHASMLIETAAGTILTDPWVNPAYLGSWFPFPDNSGLDWKALGQTDYLYVSHLHRDHFDADNLRENISKDTTVILPQYPTDELEDELRELGFHNFIKTENEKIVELSEGVKVMVQALTSPTDGPIGDSSLWVEDADGTRLLNQNDARPTDLTAFLKHGPLHAHLLQFSGAIWYPMVYEIPDNAKRAFGKQKRDRQFDRSLRYIEDANADWVFPIAGPPCFLDPELYAFNDVFDDPGNIFPDQQVYVDWLENQGRENNIVLLPGTQVELDSSGAVEVRQPVDDVREWFANKDEHLRNYQERQADRIAEIKTGWSHPEIDVLTTLQDRFEPLLRESKLIAEGVGGPVRFDLTADDSDEIVQSVIFDFLEKTIVPDDGRKVRYRFRTERRLIQHLLHIEENDWVNSLFLSCRFTAARIGQYNEFIYVFFKCLDEERLQYAEGWYAEQSPDEENITMQEWTFQRRCPHLKADLSVFGKIDGNTLTCQMHGWQWNLKSGKCITSAGHPLRVEADSDGDR, from the coding sequence ATTTACGGTACTGGGCACGCCAGCATGCTGATTGAAACCGCTGCCGGAACGATTCTGACCGATCCATGGGTGAATCCCGCGTACCTGGGATCGTGGTTTCCCTTCCCCGACAATTCCGGGTTGGATTGGAAAGCGCTGGGGCAGACGGATTATCTCTATGTTTCGCACCTGCATCGCGACCACTTTGACGCCGACAACCTACGCGAGAACATCAGCAAGGACACGACGGTCATTCTTCCGCAGTACCCCACGGATGAGCTCGAGGATGAACTGCGTGAACTGGGATTCCATAACTTCATTAAGACCGAGAACGAAAAGATAGTGGAGTTGAGCGAAGGCGTGAAGGTCATGGTTCAGGCCTTGACTTCGCCGACGGACGGTCCCATTGGCGATTCGTCTCTGTGGGTGGAAGACGCCGACGGAACACGCTTGCTGAATCAGAACGACGCCCGCCCTACGGATTTGACCGCTTTTCTGAAACACGGCCCCCTGCATGCGCATCTCCTGCAGTTCTCGGGTGCGATTTGGTACCCCATGGTCTACGAAATTCCCGATAACGCCAAGCGGGCCTTTGGAAAGCAGAAGCGCGATCGGCAATTTGACCGGTCGTTGCGCTACATTGAGGACGCAAACGCCGATTGGGTCTTTCCCATCGCCGGACCTCCCTGTTTCCTGGATCCTGAGTTGTACGCCTTCAACGACGTTTTCGACGATCCTGGCAATATCTTCCCCGACCAGCAAGTCTATGTCGATTGGTTGGAAAATCAGGGTCGGGAGAACAACATCGTTCTCCTGCCGGGGACTCAGGTGGAACTGGACTCGTCCGGCGCCGTCGAGGTGCGCCAGCCGGTGGACGATGTGCGGGAGTGGTTCGCCAATAAGGATGAACATCTCCGGAATTACCAAGAACGTCAGGCGGATCGCATTGCCGAGATCAAGACGGGTTGGAGCCACCCCGAGATCGATGTGCTGACTACCCTGCAGGATCGGTTCGAACCGCTGTTGCGGGAGTCGAAACTCATTGCCGAGGGTGTGGGGGGACCGGTCCGGTTCGATCTGACCGCGGACGATTCGGATGAAATCGTGCAGTCGGTCATCTTCGATTTCTTGGAGAAGACCATCGTTCCCGACGACGGCCGCAAGGTGCGTTATCGGTTTCGAACCGAGCGTCGCCTGATCCAGCACCTTCTCCATATTGAAGAGAACGACTGGGTCAATTCGCTGTTCTTGTCCTGCCGGTTCACGGCCGCGCGGATCGGGCAGTACAACGAGTTCATTTACGTGTTCTTTAAATGTCTTGACGAAGAGCGCCTGCAGTACGCCGAGGGTTGGTACGCCGAGCAATCGCCGGACGAGGAGAACATCACCATGCAAGAGTGGACGTTCCAGCGGCGTTGCCCTCATTTGAAGGCCGATCTGTCGGTATTCGGCAAGATCGACGGAAACACCTTGACCTGTCAAATGCACGGTTGGCAGTGGAACCTGAAGAGCGGTAAGTGTATCACCTCGGCAGGTCATCCACTTCGTGTGGAGGCCGATTCGGATGGCGATCGGTAA
- a CDS encoding NAD(P)/FAD-dependent oxidoreductase, with amino-acid sequence MDIIIVGGGILGTMHAWEAIDHGHNVIHIEREHESRGASVRGFGLVWTTSRVNDQEDRAGMRSRELWEKIAQLADGLSFRSCGSMTIARTEIDLEVAAEVAADPDIGGRFELLEPTEARRINPLLQGSFQAGLWCPSDAVVEPRQLLPALRAYMGATGRYRWFSDREVRDVGTGWVYDDRGRRYEGDCVVLATGAWHSGLLRELAGELPLRRVRMEMVQTRPLMDKVPTAVATVESMRHLTVDSPAIIQSPGSDSPEPLLLVQRSDGSLTIGNVREDHEPFGFDITDDIYARLLRDAEALFGRSLPTVRRSWAGVYSQRVDPGPKELLYRNQVMEGVWLLTGLGERGMTTAPYFASQTALDLNW; translated from the coding sequence ATGGACATCATCATCGTCGGAGGCGGAATTCTCGGCACCATGCATGCGTGGGAAGCGATCGACCACGGGCACAACGTCATTCATATTGAGCGAGAACACGAGAGCAGAGGTGCCTCGGTGAGAGGCTTTGGTCTGGTGTGGACAACGAGCCGGGTCAACGATCAGGAGGATCGAGCCGGAATGCGCTCTCGTGAACTGTGGGAAAAGATCGCTCAACTCGCCGATGGCCTCAGTTTCCGCTCGTGCGGTTCGATGACGATCGCGCGAACGGAAATCGACCTGGAGGTGGCCGCGGAGGTGGCGGCCGACCCCGACATCGGCGGTCGATTTGAATTGCTGGAACCGACGGAGGCACGTCGAATCAATCCTCTGCTGCAGGGGAGCTTTCAGGCCGGCCTGTGGTGTCCCTCTGACGCCGTGGTGGAACCGAGGCAGCTCCTCCCCGCTCTGCGTGCCTATATGGGTGCGACGGGACGATATCGCTGGTTTAGTGACCGCGAAGTCCGCGATGTCGGCACCGGGTGGGTGTACGACGACAGGGGGCGGAGATATGAAGGCGATTGTGTCGTATTGGCGACGGGCGCGTGGCATTCGGGGCTGCTGCGGGAGTTGGCCGGGGAATTGCCCCTGCGGCGGGTGCGAATGGAGATGGTGCAGACTCGGCCGCTCATGGACAAGGTTCCCACCGCTGTGGCGACCGTCGAATCAATGCGACACCTGACGGTGGACTCACCGGCGATCATTCAGTCTCCCGGTTCCGACTCGCCGGAGCCGTTGCTATTGGTGCAGCGGTCGGACGGTTCACTGACCATCGGAAACGTCCGGGAAGATCATGAACCGTTCGGCTTCGACATCACCGACGATATCTATGCACGGTTGTTGCGTGATGCGGAAGCGCTCTTCGGGCGATCTCTACCGACTGTGCGGCGGAGTTGGGCGGGGGTCTATTCACAGCGAGTCGATCCGGGTCCCAAAGAGCTGCTCTACCGCAATCAGGTCATGGAAGGCGTCTGGCTTCTCACCGGCTTGGGCGAGCGCGGCATGACGACGGCTCCGTACTTCGCTTCCCAGACGGCGTTGGATCTCAATTGGTAA
- the rpsB gene encoding 30S ribosomal protein S2 has protein sequence MAVVTMRQLLESGVHFGHQTRRWNPKMKRFILTERNGIYVVDLRQTVDYAVKAHDFVKNIVAEGGKVLFVGTKKQAQEAITEQAQRVGMPYVNHRWLGGMLTNFQTIKKRLMRLKELEIIEANGAPGRTKKEMLQFMREKDKLERSLGGLRDMDKLPQAVWIVDTKKEHIAVGEARKLGLPVVAILDTNCDPDEVDHPIPGNDDAIRSVSLLTKIVADGIAEGVLARSSGAETDAGKDSGEPLAEWEKDLLEADKTTQTEKVVEPSGEKTEEAAEK, from the coding sequence GTGGCGGTTGTTACTATGCGCCAGCTGCTTGAAAGCGGCGTGCACTTCGGGCACCAGACCCGGCGCTGGAACCCGAAAATGAAGCGTTTCATTCTGACCGAACGTAATGGTATTTACGTCGTCGACCTGCGTCAGACCGTGGACTACGCGGTCAAGGCTCACGACTTTGTGAAGAACATCGTGGCCGAGGGCGGCAAAGTCCTCTTCGTGGGAACCAAGAAGCAGGCTCAAGAAGCCATCACCGAGCAGGCTCAGCGGGTCGGCATGCCGTACGTCAACCACCGGTGGCTCGGCGGTATGCTCACCAACTTCCAGACGATCAAGAAGCGCTTGATGCGTCTGAAGGAACTCGAAATCATCGAGGCGAACGGTGCTCCGGGGCGTACGAAGAAGGAAATGCTCCAGTTCATGCGCGAAAAGGACAAGCTTGAGCGTTCCTTGGGCGGTCTGCGCGACATGGACAAGCTGCCTCAGGCGGTTTGGATCGTGGACACCAAGAAGGAGCACATCGCCGTGGGCGAGGCCCGCAAGCTCGGCCTTCCGGTTGTGGCCATTCTGGACACGAACTGCGATCCCGACGAGGTCGACCACCCGATCCCGGGTAACGACGATGCCATCCGTTCGGTATCGCTGTTGACCAAGATCGTCGCCGACGGTATCGCGGAAGGTGTTCTGGCCCGTTCCTCCGGCGCCGAAACCGACGCCGGTAAGGACTCCGGTGAGCCTTTGGCCGAATGGGAGAAGGACCTCCTGGAAGCCGACAAGACGACCCAGACTGAGAAGGTCGTGGAGCCTTCCGGCGAAAAGACCGAAGAAGCTGCGGAGAAATAG
- the frr gene encoding ribosome recycling factor, producing the protein MIDEILLEAESKMDGSMSHAREEFAAIRTGRASSAMFNRVTVDYYGAPTPLTQLASIGIPEPRMVIVKPFDSSQMGDIERAIRNSDLGLNPANEGTQLRLNLPPMTEERRRDMVKRAKTKGEDAKIAIRNVRRKAKEEISKLVKDSDVSEDEGHSAEKELDDLTSGYVTQIDELMQSKENELLEF; encoded by the coding sequence GTGATTGACGAGATTTTGCTTGAAGCGGAGTCGAAGATGGACGGCTCGATGAGTCATGCCCGAGAAGAGTTCGCCGCGATCCGCACGGGGCGCGCTTCATCGGCGATGTTCAACCGGGTGACGGTGGATTATTACGGTGCTCCTACACCGTTGACTCAGCTGGCTTCCATTGGAATTCCGGAACCGCGCATGGTTATTGTCAAGCCGTTCGACAGTTCCCAGATGGGCGACATCGAGCGTGCGATACGCAATTCCGATTTGGGGCTGAATCCGGCGAATGAAGGGACGCAACTGCGTCTGAACCTGCCGCCCATGACCGAAGAGCGTCGCCGGGATATGGTCAAGCGTGCTAAGACGAAGGGCGAAGACGCTAAAATCGCCATTCGCAACGTTCGCCGTAAGGCGAAGGAAGAAATCAGCAAGCTGGTTAAGGACTCGGACGTTTCAGAGGATGAAGGTCACAGCGCCGAAAAGGAGCTGGATGATCTGACCTCCGGTTACGTCACTCAGATTGACGAGCTTATGCAGTCCAAAGAAAACGAGCTGCTTGAATTCTAA
- the pyrH gene encoding UMP kinase, producing MSYDNYRRVVLKLSGEAFGGGAVGVDPDVVQRIAGQVANAASQGVQVSVVIGGGNFFRGAELQKRGMERTRADYMGMLGTVMNCLALQDFLEKEGIDTRVQTAISMAQVAEAYIPRRAIRHMEKGRVVIFGAGAGLPYFSTDTVAAQRALEVGADIVLMSKNGVDAVYTADPRVDPTAEKIDDVTYDQALKDELAVVDQTAFSLCKDNALPMLVFGADGDDNLCRAITGERLGTLIHA from the coding sequence ATGAGCTATGACAACTACCGCCGTGTCGTATTGAAATTGTCGGGAGAGGCCTTTGGGGGAGGCGCTGTAGGGGTTGACCCCGATGTCGTGCAGAGAATTGCCGGTCAGGTGGCCAACGCGGCTTCACAGGGCGTACAGGTATCGGTAGTGATCGGAGGCGGAAACTTCTTCCGCGGGGCCGAACTGCAGAAACGTGGTATGGAACGAACTCGGGCCGATTACATGGGCATGTTGGGCACGGTCATGAACTGTCTGGCTCTACAGGACTTCCTGGAGAAGGAAGGCATAGACACGCGGGTGCAAACGGCGATTTCGATGGCCCAAGTCGCGGAAGCCTATATTCCCCGACGCGCAATCCGACACATGGAAAAGGGGCGCGTGGTCATATTCGGCGCGGGTGCCGGTCTGCCTTATTTCTCGACCGACACCGTGGCCGCGCAACGAGCTCTGGAGGTCGGAGCCGATATCGTGCTGATGAGCAAAAACGGTGTCGACGCGGTGTACACGGCCGATCCTCGGGTGGATCCGACCGCGGAAAAGATTGACGATGTGACCTATGACCAGGCGTTGAAGGATGAACTCGCCGTTGTGGACCAGACGGCCTTCAGCCTCTGTAAGGACAACGCCTTGCCCATGTTGGTGTTCGGTGCGGACGGAGACGACAACCTGTGCCGTGCCATCACCGGCGAACGACTGGGTACGCTTATTCACGCCTGA
- the tsf gene encoding translation elongation factor Ts, whose protein sequence is MANYTMADVKRLREITGAGMMDVKKALEESDGDFDAAVEALRIKGAKDVGKRAERTTAQGLVAESGNTLLELRCETDFVAKAGPFVELAQSLVELADEVRPADVAAFLEAKMGESTVADTIQTESAKIGEKIEIGQIGSLDGEVVAYMHRRSADLPPAVGVLISYTGDKEAARQTGMQIAAMRPKFLTRDEVPAETVEAEKRVAEEAAKEEGKPERALPKIIEGKVNAFYRDFVLLEQNSVVENKKTVQQVLDEAGANVTGFIRFEVGQ, encoded by the coding sequence ATGGCCAACTACACGATGGCTGATGTCAAGCGCCTGCGTGAGATCACCGGTGCCGGAATGATGGACGTCAAGAAGGCTCTCGAGGAGAGCGACGGCGACTTCGACGCCGCCGTTGAGGCTCTCCGTATCAAGGGGGCCAAGGACGTCGGTAAGCGTGCGGAACGTACCACGGCTCAGGGACTCGTTGCCGAATCTGGCAACACCCTCCTGGAGCTTCGCTGTGAAACCGATTTTGTGGCGAAAGCCGGTCCGTTCGTCGAACTGGCGCAGAGCCTGGTGGAACTGGCCGACGAGGTACGGCCCGCCGACGTCGCCGCGTTCCTGGAAGCGAAGATGGGCGAATCGACCGTAGCCGACACGATTCAGACCGAGTCGGCCAAGATCGGGGAAAAGATCGAAATCGGTCAGATCGGTTCGCTGGACGGTGAGGTCGTGGCCTACATGCACCGCCGTTCCGCCGATCTTCCTCCCGCCGTCGGTGTTCTGATCTCCTACACCGGAGACAAGGAAGCCGCACGTCAGACGGGTATGCAGATCGCCGCTATGCGTCCCAAGTTCCTCACTCGCGACGAGGTTCCGGCCGAGACGGTCGAGGCGGAGAAGCGTGTCGCCGAGGAAGCGGCGAAGGAAGAAGGAAAGCCGGAGCGCGCCCTGCCTAAGATCATCGAAGGCAAGGTCAACGCGTTCTACCGCGACTTCGTGCTGTTGGAACAGAATTCCGTCGTGGAAAACAAGAAGACCGTCCAGCAGGTATTGGATGAGGCCGGTGCGAACGTAACCGGGTTCATCCGCTTCGAGGTCGGACAATAA
- a CDS encoding NUDIX domain-containing protein yields MTTPDATSDSYLNDLFYLVRRARTSVSDAYYWKADQFPLALESYDRIRRLAAEMMAMSDSRDADELDTLFRTDFNLQSPRSGLEVNVHCRDGVTVRRRWRLDYGEVMDYRLNDLSYSLESSQRPELIGFADTDRAGLPGPQTTIAVTAVSSPLDSLTVDMRLRPSTVDLQDVALKLYDVTDTQPRDKTPYVSGAVAERMEDIADVCDRLAPQLSNFWGHERIVNLSETMRQYERVDVDYPVRRRDPVASVGVGTGAECAVFDGDRVLLIRRMDTGTWCIPGGATEIGELPAQAAVREAKEEAGVDALPLGPAKLFSTRPSVGGIRIGGITTFIALMRDRSQVPVAQPQEALDVRWFDAEEARSLEYFRSHREKVRWAFDAYRGLSSLRSGD; encoded by the coding sequence GTGACAACCCCCGACGCCACCTCGGACAGTTACCTCAACGACCTCTTCTATCTTGTACGGCGAGCACGTACCAGTGTGTCGGACGCCTATTACTGGAAAGCCGATCAGTTCCCGCTCGCGCTCGAATCCTACGATCGAATCCGTCGTCTCGCGGCCGAAATGATGGCGATGTCCGATTCCCGAGATGCCGACGAGCTCGATACTCTTTTTAGGACGGATTTCAATCTGCAGAGCCCTCGTTCGGGGCTGGAGGTCAACGTTCATTGCCGAGACGGTGTGACCGTACGGCGTCGTTGGCGTTTGGACTACGGCGAAGTCATGGACTACCGTCTGAACGATCTCTCCTACAGCCTCGAATCGTCCCAGCGGCCCGAGTTGATCGGATTCGCCGATACCGACCGTGCGGGACTGCCGGGCCCGCAGACCACGATCGCGGTGACCGCCGTGTCGAGCCCGCTCGATTCGTTGACGGTGGACATGCGTCTGCGCCCGTCAACAGTGGATCTCCAGGACGTGGCACTGAAACTGTACGACGTCACCGATACGCAACCGCGCGATAAGACGCCTTATGTGTCCGGTGCGGTTGCCGAACGGATGGAGGACATCGCGGACGTCTGCGATCGTTTGGCGCCCCAGCTGAGTAATTTCTGGGGGCATGAACGGATCGTGAATCTGTCGGAGACCATGCGGCAGTATGAACGGGTCGACGTTGATTATCCGGTGCGGCGCCGTGATCCCGTCGCCTCCGTCGGAGTGGGAACCGGTGCGGAGTGCGCCGTCTTTGACGGCGATCGAGTGCTCTTGATTCGACGAATGGATACCGGTACGTGGTGTATTCCGGGTGGCGCGACCGAAATCGGGGAATTGCCGGCGCAGGCGGCCGTACGCGAGGCGAAAGAAGAAGCCGGTGTGGACGCCCTTCCGCTGGGGCCCGCGAAACTGTTTTCCACCCGACCTTCGGTTGGGGGAATTCGCATCGGTGGTATCACGACGTTCATCGCCCTCATGCGCGATCGATCGCAGGTTCCGGTGGCGCAGCCACAGGAAGCACTTGACGTTCGTTGGTTCGACGCCGAGGAAGCACGGTCTCTGGAATATTTCCGCTCTCACCGGGAAAAGGTTCGGTGGGCATTCGACGCGTATCGTGGCTTGTCGTCATTACGGTCGGGGGACTGA
- the rlmN gene encoding 23S rRNA (adenine(2503)-C(2))-methyltransferase RlmN, with protein sequence MSVALTLSEPRQRTKPPRHLADLSLTDCQQILTDMGQPAFRAKQIRRQYYARHVTDAISMTDLPADARDSIGEALLPQLLAPVKVDSCDNGETVKAAWRLYDNALVESVIMSYPDRVTACISSQAGCGMACPFCATGQAGLTRNLSTAEIVDQVVHAAKISEERGLGRLSHIVFMGMGEPLANWARLKKALRIITAPNPEGIGLSARHVTVSTVGLVPAIRKLAEEDLPVTLAISLHAPDDELRDELVPINNRWKVSEVLEAAWDYAAKTKRRVSIEYAMIRDMNDQPWRADLLARKLAGKLAHVNLIPLNPTPGSKWDASPAPVQDEFVARLRAGGVPTTVRDTRGQEIDGACGQLAAAVEQDQRQDAAN encoded by the coding sequence ATGTCTGTAGCACTAACCTTGAGCGAACCGAGGCAGCGCACCAAGCCGCCCCGGCATCTCGCCGACCTCAGCCTGACCGATTGCCAGCAGATCCTGACGGATATGGGACAACCGGCGTTCCGCGCTAAACAAATCCGGCGGCAATATTACGCGCGGCATGTGACCGACGCGATCTCCATGACCGACCTGCCGGCCGACGCCCGTGACTCCATCGGTGAGGCATTGCTGCCACAGCTACTGGCCCCGGTGAAAGTAGATTCCTGCGATAACGGGGAGACGGTGAAGGCGGCGTGGCGACTGTACGACAATGCCCTGGTGGAAAGCGTTATCATGTCGTACCCGGATCGGGTAACCGCATGTATTTCCTCTCAGGCCGGGTGCGGAATGGCCTGCCCCTTCTGCGCGACCGGACAGGCTGGACTGACACGTAACCTGTCGACGGCCGAGATCGTCGACCAAGTCGTCCATGCCGCCAAGATCTCCGAGGAACGCGGACTTGGCAGGCTCAGTCATATTGTATTTATGGGTATGGGAGAGCCACTTGCCAACTGGGCGCGATTGAAGAAGGCCTTGCGCATCATCACCGCTCCGAATCCGGAGGGAATCGGGCTTTCCGCGCGTCACGTTACCGTTTCGACGGTGGGATTGGTTCCCGCGATCCGTAAATTGGCCGAGGAAGACCTGCCGGTGACTCTGGCGATCTCGCTACACGCTCCCGACGACGAGCTGCGCGATGAGCTGGTACCGATCAACAATCGCTGGAAGGTTTCCGAGGTTTTGGAAGCGGCCTGGGATTATGCGGCTAAGACCAAACGTCGGGTATCGATCGAGTACGCCATGATTCGGGATATGAACGATCAACCGTGGCGGGCAGATCTGTTGGCGCGCAAGCTAGCGGGTAAGTTGGCGCATGTTAATCTGATACCACTTAACCCCACCCCGGGAAGTAAATGGGATGCCTCTCCCGCCCCAGTTCAAGACGAATTCGTGGCGCGACTACGTGCCGGTGGCGTACCGACTACGGTGCGTGATACACGTGGCCAGGAAATTGATGGCGCTTGCGGGCAGTTGGCCGCTGCTGTGGAGCAAGATCAACGTCAAGACGCGGCCAATTAG
- a CDS encoding DUF2631 domain-containing protein has product MSAAEEPITSPDQKKPTKRNWLYTALLVSATIILLFLFGNHTGWIEDVFIVLSAGSLVAFVASDWAMRKRGWR; this is encoded by the coding sequence GTGTCCGCCGCAGAGGAACCCATAACATCACCCGACCAGAAAAAGCCCACCAAACGCAATTGGCTGTATACCGCACTTCTGGTCTCGGCAACGATCATCCTGCTTTTCCTCTTTGGCAACCACACCGGTTGGATCGAGGACGTATTCATCGTATTGAGTGCCGGTTCGCTGGTGGCCTTCGTGGCCAGCGACTGGGCCATGCGCAAACGGGGCTGGCGCTAA